The Lepus europaeus isolate LE1 chromosome 6, mLepTim1.pri, whole genome shotgun sequence genome includes a window with the following:
- the GJB6 gene encoding gap junction beta-6 protein has translation MDWGTLHAFIGGVNKHSTNIGKVWITVIFIFRVMILVVAAQEVWGDEQEDFVCNTLQPGCKNVCYDHFFPVSHIRLWALQLIFVSTPALLVAMHVAYYRHETARKFRRGEKRNEFKDLEDIKKQKVRIEGSLWWTYTSSIFFRIIFEASFMYVFYFLYNGYHLPWVLKCGIEPCPNLVDCFISRPTEKTVFTIFMISASVICMLLNVAELCYLLLKVCFRRSKRAQAQRNHPNYALKESKQNEMNELISDSGQNAITGFPS, from the coding sequence ATGGACTGGGGGACCCTGCACGCTTTCATCGGGGGTGTAAACAAGCACTCCACCAACATCGGGAAGGTCTGGATCACGGTCATTTTCATTTTCCGTGTCATGATCCTCGTGGTGGCCGCGCAGGAAGTGTGGGGAGACGAACAGGAAGACTTCGTCTGCAACACCCTCCAGCCCGGCTGCAAGAACGTGTGCTACGACCACTTCTTCCCCGTGTCCCACATCCGGCTCTGGGCCCTGCAGCTCATCTTCGTGTCCACGCCAGCGCTGCTGGTGGCCATGCACGTAGCCTACTACAGGCACGAAACCGCCCGCAAGTTCCGGCGGGGAGAGAAGAGGAACGAATTCAAAGACCTGGAGGACATCAAGAAGCAGAAGGTTCGGATCGAGGGCTCGCTCTGGTGGACGTACACCAGCAGCATCTTCTTCCGGATCATCTTCGAGGCCTCTTTCATGTACGTCTTTTACTTCCTCTACAATGGGTACCACCTGCCCTGGGTGCTGAAGTGCGGGATCGAGCCCTGCCCCAATCTTGTGGACTGCTTCATTTCCAGGCCGACAGAGAAAACCGTGTTTACCATTTTCATGATTTCTGCCTCTGTGATTTGCATGTTGCTGAACGTGGCCGAGTTGTGCTACCTGCTGCTGAAAGTGTGTTTTAGGAGATCCAAGAGAGCCCAGGCACAAAGAAATCACCCCAACTATGCCCTCAAGGAGAGCAAGCAGAATGAAATGAACGAGCTGATTTCAGATAGCGGTCAAAATGCCATCACAGGTTTTCCAAGTTAA